A stretch of the Sesamum indicum cultivar Zhongzhi No. 13 unplaced genomic scaffold, S_indicum_v1.0 scaffold00186, whole genome shotgun sequence genome encodes the following:
- the LOC105179650 gene encoding LOW QUALITY PROTEIN: probable acyl-activating enzyme 16, chloroplastic (The sequence of the model RefSeq protein was modified relative to this genomic sequence to represent the inferred CDS: substituted 1 base at 1 genomic stop codon): MMNLNSCYLSSSLDPRLALSHLSFNQHRLIDSRLFFKKCGAFATGNRKFRVYCDSKTKEMQIRKFSPILESDLLSGNEVLPSNGWQVVPDIWRTSAEKFGNRIALVDPYHDPPTNMTYKQLEQEILNFCEGLRVIGLKPEEKLAIFADNSSRWLVSDQGIMATGAINVVRGTRSSVEELLQIYNHSESCGLVVDDPEMLNRISETFYSRAAVRFVILLWGEKSSIKNEAAGEIPIYSYKEIIDLGHENREALRHSQDARKQYIYKTISSGDVATLVYTSGTTGNPKGVMLTHKNLLHQITNLWDIVPAVPGDRFLSMLPPWHAYERACEYFIFTHGIEQVYTTVKNLKEDLRRYQPHYVISVPLVYETLYSGIQKQISTSSAARKLVALLFLRISLAYMEAKRIYEGKCLARNLAQPSQLSAFFDWLLARIIAVILWPLHALAKKIVYSKIHSSIGISKAGISGGGSLPPHVDKFFEAIDIKVQNGYGLTESSPVVAARHPXCNVLGSIGHPIRHTEIKVVDAETDEVLPYSSKGIVKVRGPQVMKGYYKNPEATRQAIDEYGWLNTGDIGWISPPHSRGRSRQAGGVIVLEGRAKDTIVLSTGENVEPSEIEAAALRSSLIQQIVVIGQDQRRLGAIIVPNKEEILLEAKRLSIVESNASELSKQKQINMLHEELRKWTSDCSFQVGPILVLDEPFTIDSGLMTPTMKIRRDRVVSLYKEQIDNLYKGVA; this comes from the exons ATGATGAACCTGAATTCCTGTTATTTATCAAGTTCGCTTGATCCAAGACTTGCTTTGAGTCATTTGTCGTTTAATCAGCATAGATTGATCGACTCCAGGTTGTTCTTTAAGAAATGTGGAGCGTTTGCCACCGGAAATCGAAAATTTCGAGTTTACTGCGACTCcaag ACAAAAGAAATGCAGATCAGAAAGTTTTCTCCAATTTTAGAAAGTGACTTGCTATCAGGAAATGAGGTCTTACCTTCTAATGGGTGGCAAGTAGTTCCTGACATTTGGAGGACTTCTGCAGAAAAATTTGGTAATCGCATAGCATTGGTGGACCCATACCATGATCCCCCAACGAATATGACTTATAAACAG CTAGAGCAAGAAATTTTGAACTTCTGTGAAGGTCTGAGAGTCATTGGATTAAAACCAGAGGAAAAGCTTGCAATCTTTGCTGATAATTCCTCTCGGTGGCTTGTTTCAGATCAAG GTATCATGGCCACTGGAGCAATCAATGTTGTGAGAGGTACGAGGTCATCTGTTGAAGAGCTTTTGCAGATATACAACCACTCTGAGAG TTGTGGACTTGTGGTGGATGATCCTGAAATGCTTAACCGGATTTCAGAGACCTTTTACTCCCGAGCTGCAGTGAGGTTTGTCATTTTGCTATGGGGAGAGAAATCaagcataaaaaatgaagcagcaGGAGAAATCCCTATTTATAGTTATAAGGAGATAATAGATTTGGGTCATGAAAATCGTGAAGCTTTACGTCATTCTCAAGATGCTA GGAagcaatatatttataaaactataaGCTCTGGTGATGTTGCTACACTTGTATATACAAGTGGGACCACCGGAAATCCTAAAGGTGTTATGCTCACGCACAAGAATCTGCTGCACCAG ATTACAAATTTATGGGACATTGTGCCGGCTGTTCCTGGGGATAGATTTTTGAGCATGCTTCCACCTTGGCATGCATATGAACGAGCTTGCGagtatttcatatttacaCATGGAATTGAGCAAGTATACACCACAGTGAAGAATCTAAAG GAAGATTTGCGTCGTTATCAACCTCATTATGTTATTTCTGTCCCTTTAGTGTATGAGACACTTTACAG TGGGATTCAGAAACAGATTAGTACGAGTTCTGCTGCTCGTAAACTTGTTGCTCTTCTATTCTTGAGGATCAGTTTAGCATATATGGAGGCCAAGAGAATTTATGAG GGGAAATGTCTGGCCAGAAACCTTGCACAACCTTCTCAGCTTTCTGCATTTTTTGACTGGTTGTTGGCAAGGATCATTGCTGTGATATTGTGGCCACTACATGCATTAGCGAAGAAAATCGTCTATAGTAAAATTCATTCTTCTATTGGAATATCCAAG GCTGGTATAAGTGGAGGTGGCAGTTTGCCTCCGCatgttgataaattttttgag GCAATTGACATAAAGGTTCAAAATGGATATGGTTTAACAGAGTCATCACCGGTTGTTGCGGCTCGACATCCGTAATGTAAT GTTCTTGGTTCAATTGGACATCCTATTCGACATACAGAAATAAAAGTTGTTGATGCTGAAACAGATGAGGTTCTTCCTTATAGCTCAAAAGGCATTGTCAAAGTAAGGGGGCCACAAGTGATGAAGGGTTATTACAAG AATCCCGAGGCGACAAGACAAGCTATAGATGAGTATGGCTGGCTAAATACTGGTGATATTGGTTGGATTTCTCCTCCTCATTCTAGAGGACGAAGTCGTCAAGCTGGAGGTGTAATTGTTCTTGAAGGACGTGCAAAAGATACAATAGTTCTTTCAACAG GCGAAAATGTTGAGCCATCAGAGATTGAAGCTGCTGCCCTGAGAAGTAGCCTTATTCAGCAGATCGTTGTCATTGGCCAG GATCAAAGACGACTTGGAGCTATAATTGTCCCGAACAAAGAAGAGATTCTCTTAGAAGCTAAAAGGCTGTCCATTGTGGAATCTAATGCCTCGGAGCTTAGCAAGCAGAAACAGATCAACATGTTGCATGAAGAGTTGAGAAAATG